A genomic segment from Triticum dicoccoides isolate Atlit2015 ecotype Zavitan chromosome 1A, WEW_v2.0, whole genome shotgun sequence encodes:
- the LOC119286231 gene encoding protein LURP-one-related 5-like encodes MKGGEAPAPAATVVVGEEHCEAEDRELTVRKTTLFSPGDGLEAYDHRTGALAFRLETYGRGGACGGGAAAGDLALLGAAGDPVLTVRRRRPSLHHRWDGFLGDGGAAGGAKPLFSARRSSILGAGAGVLVDLLAPAHSPAAKEFRVDGSFPRRCCRVVAVASSGGAGEVEEGEDQETVVAEVRRKVDEGAHVVLGRDVFVLWVRAGFDAAFAMGIVLVLGRITGDELDGVLGEELLLEATSPV; translated from the coding sequence gcgccggcggcgacggtggtggtgGGGGAGGAGCACTGCGAGGCGGAGGACAGGGAGCTGACGGTGCGCAAGACCACGCTCTTCTCCCCGGGGGACGGGCTGGAGGCCTACGACCACCGCACGGGCGCGCTGGCCTTCCGCCTCGAGACGTACGGCCGGGGAGGCGCCTGCGgtgggggcgcggcggcgggggacCTGGCGCTGCTGGGCGCCGCGGGGGACCCCGTGCTCACCGTCCGCAGGCGCCGCCCCAGCCTGCACCACCGCTGGGACGGCTTCCTGGGCGACGGGGGGGCCGCGGGCGGCGCCAAGCCGCTCTTCTCCGCGCGCCGCTCCTCCATCCTCGGCGCCGGGGCCGGGGTCCTCGTCGACCTCCTCGCCCCCGCCCACTCCCCCGCCGCCAAGGAGTTCCGCGTCGACGGGTCCTTCCCCAGGCGGTGCTGCCGCGTGGTGGCGGTGGCCTCctcgggcggcgcgggcgaggtggaggagggggaggaccaGGAGACGGTGGTGGCGGAGGTGCGCAGGAAGGTGGACGAGGGCGCGCACGTGGTGCTCGGCCGCGACGTGTTCGTGCTGTGGGTGCGCGCCGGCTTCGACGCCGCCTTCGCCATGGGGATCGTGCTCGTGCTCGGCCGCATCACCGGGGACGAGCTCGACGGCGTCCTCGGCGAGGAGCTGCTCCTCGAGGCCACCTCGCCGGTGTAG